The Patescibacteria group bacterium genomic interval GCCAGTTTGTTTAAGCGAGTAAATCTGAGGGAAAATATTGCCTTTAACTGGATTGGGTAGATGTTTTTTTGCGGCACGAGTCAGTATTTTTTCCAGCTCTTTTTCATTTACCCTTTTTTCTCTTTCTTGTTCTATTTTTACCGCCAGGTCTAGAGCATTTTTTATTCGTTGACCTTTTTTGGCGGAGATAAAGATGATCGGCGCCCAAGTCAGGGCCGGGAAGTGACCGTAAAAGTATTTGGTAAATTCGGTCGGACTAGAGGCGTTTTTTTCTTCGACCAGATCCCATTTGTTGCCGACAATAATCAGTCCGGATCGCGAGTTAATAATTTCGTGAGCCAGGCGCGTGTCTTGGACGCTAAGTCCGGCAGCAGTGTCAATAACCAGCAGTGCAATATCTGATTCTTTAATGCTGGTAAAAGAATCATTGACGCCAGCTTTTTCCAACCCTTTATTGACATGAGATTTGCGGCGAATGCCGGCGGTATCGACTAAAGTAAAAACTTTTTCTTTATATTCAAACTCCGCATCTTGTGATTCGCGAGTGGTGTGGGCAATAGGAGTAACAATCACGCGCTCTTCGCCAAGTATGGCGTTTAAGAGCGATGATTTGCCGGCGTTGGGTTTGCCGATAATAGCAATATTAAGGTTAGACTTTACTTTCTCTGTCTCTATTTTTTTGGCTCGGGGAAATTTTAGTTTTTTTACTATGATATCCAACATGTCGCCAGTACCAGATCCGTTGGTGGCAGATACTGGTATTGGAT includes:
- the der gene encoding ribosome biogenesis GTPase Der; translation: MQKMPVVALVGRTNVGKSTLFNRLIEQRKALVSPAPGTTRDRNFGIVTWRGKDFTLVDTGGLDLGYMPATQVPKKMRLSSRIHPDNIIETNIVKQAEIAIAKADFLIMVVDGKSGMQTEDKTITNILRKSRKPYLLVVNKVDNKSARNEIWDFARLGLGDPIPVSATNGSGTGDMLDIIVKKLKFPRAKKIETEKVKSNLNIAIIGKPNAGKSSLLNAILGEERVIVTPIAHTTRESQDAEFEYKEKVFTLVDTAGIRRKSHVNKGLEKAGVNDSFTSIKESDIALLVIDTAAGLSVQDTRLAHEIINSRSGLIIVGNKWDLVEEKNASSPTEFTKYFYGHFPALTWAPIIFISAKKGQRIKNALDLAVKIEQEREKRVNEKELEKILTRAAKKHLPNPVKGNIFPQIYSLKQTGIRPPRFELLVHPKAEIHKSWIRYLENQIRQKFGFVGTPIIVHQKFYKK